Below is a window of Bifidobacterium asteroides DNA.
AGGCAACTCCGCCAACGAGAAGGACGACGGCTCCCTGATGAAGGTGGATGTCTATGACGACTTGGCCAACTACCAGGGCATCCAGAAGGGCTGGTTCGCCAAGATGGTCAAGGACAAGTTCAACATTCAGTTGAACATGATCTCGCCCAATGTGGCCGGTGGCGGCAGCACCCTCTTCGACACCCGTTCAGCAGCTGGCAACCTGGGCGATCTGGTCATCACCGGGGCCGGCAACGGCCGGCTGACCAAGTTGATCAAGGCCCATCTGATTGACGACATGACGCCGTACCTGAAGAATGCCAAGAACATCAAGAAGTACAAGACCGCCACCGATGCCCTCAACAAGCTGTCGGGCCAAAGCAGCGGGGTCTGGGGGGTGCCGCAGAGTGTCTCCACCAAGAGCCCGACCGACCCCTCCGAGGGCAACGAGCCCGTCTTCGGCCCCTATATCCGCTGGGACTACTACCGTGAGATCGGCTATCCCAAGTTCAACAACCTGGATGACTTCCTGCAGGTCCTCAAGCAGATGCAGGACAAGGCCCGGGCCGAGACCGGCGACAAGAACGTCTACGCCTTCTCCCTCTTCAAGGACTGGGACGGCAACATGATGAACAACGCCAAGCAGCCCACGACCTACTTCGGTTACGACGAGATGGGCTTCGTCCTGGCCAAGGCCGACGGCTCCGACTACCAGTCGGTCACCAAGAAGGGCGGAATGTACGAGAAGGCCCTTCAGTTCTTCAACAAGGCCAACCAGATGGGCCTGGTCGACCCCGAGTCCTCCACCCAGAACTACGACACCATGTCGGCCAAGTACCAGCAGGGCAAGATTCTCTTCTCCTTCTGGAGCTATCTGGGGCCCGCCGCTTACAACACCACGGAAAACAAGGCGCAGGGCAAGGGCTATATGCTGGCCCCCATGGGTGACATGAAGATCTTCTCCTACGGAGCCACCCCCAATGGCGGAGCCGCCATCATCGCTGTCGGGTCTAAGGCCAAGAACAAGCAACGCCTGGTTAACTTCATCGACTGGCTCTACTCCAAGGAGGGCGTTTACGCCATGGCCGGCAGCGTCAAGGGCATGAACTTCGACATCAAGGACGGCAAGCCCGAGCTGACCGACTTCGGCAAGAAGCTCCAGAGCGACAAGTCCTCCAAGGTCTCCGCCCAGTTCGGCGGCGGCTCTTACTCCGACGGCGTATCCGCCCTGAACTTCACCACCGAGCTGGCCACTGACATCGATCCCGATACTAAAGAGCCCTACGACTCCAGCATGTGGAAGTCCACCATTGACCAGTTCAGTAACTCCGCCCTGGACAAGGATTGGTCCGAGCACATGGACGGGGCCAAGACCTCCATGCAGTACCTGGAGAAAGCGAACAAGCTCATGATCGCCCCCGGCTCCAGCTTCATTCAGCCCGATGAGTCCTCCCAGATCTCCACCCTGCGTGGTCAGGTGAAGACCGAAATCGTCAACACCTCCTGGAAAGCAGTCTTCGCCAAGGATGACAACGAGTTCAACAGTCTGATGGACGGGATGCGTTCCAAGGTCGACGGACTGGGCTTCAAGCAAGTCCTGGATGTAGACATGAAGAACGCCAAGGACCAGAACACGGCCCGCATCAACATCAAGAAGCAGTTCGCTAACCGCGAGGCGTCGGAAGGCAACTGATTTCGCGCCGAACGGTAAGGCGGGGGGAGCCATGGTGCCCCCCCCCCCCCCGCCGTCAGACATGTACCGGTGGGGAGCGTTAGCCGGGTGGGCGGCCAATCGAACCGCCCTCCATCGCGCTCCCCTTGCCATGCCGGTGGCGCAGTGGATGGGTTTCCCGGTCGCCGGTTATGAATGCGGCCTCGGTCCCGATCAGGGGCCCTGCCGTGAATGACACAAAAAGACAGAGAAGGAAAATGAGGTGCAAGAGCTGCATGCTCCCATTTGAAAAGAATTCAAGGATCGTCTTCTGCGGGGACTCAGTCACTGATGTCAACCGTGATTACAAGGCCGTTCCCGCCGGCTGGGGCTCCTTCGGCGATGGCTATGTCAACTTGGTCCACGCCCTTCTTACCGCCGTCTACCCCGACCGGGAACTCATGATCATGAACGAGGGAGTCAGCGGGGACGACATCAAGCTGATGGCAGCCCGGTGGGACAGGGACGTGCTCGATATGAAGCCCGACTACGTCTCCGTCATGATAGGGATCAATGACGTCTGGCGTCATTTCGACGGTCCCTTCCGCCAGGCGGACCTGGTCTCTCTGGATGAATTCGAACACACTTACGAGGATCTGATGGGCAGGACCGAGCCCCGTGTCAAGGGCCTGATTGTCATGAGCCCTTTCATGATGGAGCCCAACAGGGATGACCCGATGAGGGCCATGGTCGACCGCTATGCCGATGTAGCCAGGCAGATGGCGGACCGGCATGGGGCTACCTATGTGGATGTCCAGGCTGCCATGGATCACTTCCTCAAGAAACAGAGCAGCTACATACTCAGTATGGACCGTTGCCACCCCGGAATTGAGGGGCATATGCTGGTGGCCAGGTCCTGGCTCCAAGCCGTCGGCTTCGACTGGGGAAGGACCACATTCGATGACGAAAAGTGAACAGGAGTTCCGTCCCTTGCGTGAGGAGGTGGCCGGGGCTGGTGACCTTTCGCGGGTGGATGCCGAGATCAGCCGTGGCGCCTTCAAGGCCGATTGGGCCTCCCTCTGCGCCATGGAGCCCCCTACCTGGTTCACCGATGCCAAGTTCGGCATCTTCACCCACTGGGGCCTGTACAGCGTGCCCGCCTACCATAACGAGTGGTACTCGCGCAACATGTACATCAAGGGGTATCCGGAGTTCGACCACCACGTGAAGACCTACGGACCCCAGAAGGAGTTCGGCTACAAGGACTTCATCCCCATGTTCAAGGCGGAGCGTTTCGACCCAGATCAGTGGCTGGACCTCTTCCGCCGTGCCGGAGCCCGCTACTATATGCCCGTGGCCGAGCACCACGACGGATTTCAGATGTACCGCAGCGAACTGTCGGAATGGAACGCCTTCGACAAGGGGCCCCACCGCGACCTGATCGGCGAGCTGCGACGGGCCACCCTCGGACAGGGCCTTCACTTCGCCCTGTCCGACCACCGGGCTGAGCACTGGTGGTTCATGGGCCACGGACAGGAGTTCGACAGCGACGTGCATCAGCCCATGAAGAGGGGCGACTTCTACTGGCCCGCCATGCCCGAGCCTGACAATCAGGACCTCTTTGGCAAGCCCTATCCCGCCAAGGAGTATCTGGATGACTGGCTCCTGCGGGTCTGCGAGGTGATCGACGCCTACCGGCCCGAACTTCTCTACTTCGACTGGTGGGTCCAGCATGAGGCGTTCAAGCCCTATTTGCAGCGCCTGGCTGCTTACTACTACGACCGGTCCGTCGAGTGGGGGGTTCCGGCCGCCATCTGTTACAAGATGGACGGTATGGCCTGGGGTTCGGGCATCGTGGACGTGGAACGCGGCGGCTTCGCCAACCCCACCCCCTTCGTCTGGCAGACGGACACTGCCATCGCCCGCAACTCCTGGTGCCATACGACCACCTTGGACCACAAGTCGGTGGCTGAGATCCTGGCCGCCCTCCTCGACGCGGTCAGCAAGAACGGCAATCTCATGCTCAACGTGGGCCCTTGCGCCGACGGGTCCATCGACCCCGAGGAGGAGGAGATGCTGGAATCCATCGGTCGTTGGATGGATGTGAACGGGGAAGGAATCTATGGATCCCGCCCCTGGCGGGTCGCTCAGGAGGGCCCCACCCACCCGGCAGCGGGGTCCTTCGCGGACCAGACCGAGGCCGTCTTCACCCCCGAGGATTTCCGGTTCACCTCGGTATCAGGTGCTATCTACGCATACCAGCTCAAGCCGTCCACAGATGGACGGGCCCTGATTAAGGCCTTCGCTCCACGGGGCAAGGAAGGGTCGGTCTTTCAGGGGATCGTCCGCCAGGTCAGCCAGTTGGGTGCAGGACCGGTCAGTTACGAGCTGACGGACCGTGGGCTGAAGGTTCAGGGTCTCGAGAACCTCACCGGCACCACGGCCACCGGCCTGCCCTTGGGCATTCGGATTGACGTGGAGTGAGATTCGGACCCTGCAGGATTGCTGTCACCGGCTCTAGGACATAGTGACCGACAACAACAAGGAAAGATAGGAGAACATGAAGTTCCTCAACGGAGAATGGCTTGTGCGGGACGGTTTCGACGTCAAATATGCGGCCAACATCTACAGCGCGGACATTGAAGAGAAGAGGCTGACCCTCTACGCCCCCTTCCAGGTGATCAGGAACCCCGGCATGACCTTGGACGGAGGACTGCTTACCATCGAGGTCACCTCCCCCCGTCCCGACATCATCACCACCCGGATCATCAACTACAGGCAGGACCACAGCCATGACCCCCGGTTCACACTTAACCGGACCGATCCCCCAGTGGGGATTGAGGAGGATGAGAAGGGATGGACCTTCACCAGTGGCAGGCTGGTCCTGAAGATCGCCAAGGGCGATGCCATTGACTTCGAGTACGAGTATGAGGGCCGTCCGCTGACCAGGTCGGCTTGGAGAGGCAAGGCCCTGGTGGCCGATGACAATGGCAGGCCACACGTGGTCGAGTCCCTCGACCTGGGCGTGGGAGAGAAGATCTACGGCCTGGGCGAGCGCTTCACCAACTTCGTGAAGAACGGGCAGACGGTCACCATCTGGAATCAGGATGGCGGTACAGGCACGGCCCAGGCCTACAAGAACGTCCCCTTCTATATGAGCAATCGAGGGTATGGGGTCTTCGTGGATTCCACTGACAAGGTGGAGTTCGAGATCGGTTCTGACGAGGTCTCCAAGGTCCAGTTCTCCGTCCCCGGCCAGGAGCTGACATACTCAGTGATCGGCGGCCGGGACCTCAAAGGGGTGCTCAGCACCTACACCGATCTGACCGGCAAGCCCCCCCTGGTCCCCGACTGGAGCTTCGGCTTGTGGCTGTCGACCTCCTTCACCACCGACTATGACGAGAGGACCGTCAACGAGTTCGTCGACGGCATGGCGGCACGGGACATCCCCCTGTCGGTCTTCCACTTCGACTGCCGTTGGATGGACGACCTGGAATGGTGCAACTTCGAGTGGAAGCATTCCGCCTTCCCGGACCCGGAAGGGATGCTGGCCCGCCTCCACCAGAAAGGCCTTAAGGTCTGTGCCTGGATCAACCCCTACATCGCCCAGAAGTCCAAGCTCTTCAAGGAGGGGGCCGAGAAGGGGTACTTCATCAGGCGCACCGACGGCCAGGTCTGGCAGTGGGACAAGTGGCAGGCCGGCATGGCCATCGTCGACTTCACCAACCCCGAGGCAACGGCCTGGTACCAGGGCAAGCTCAGACACCTGCTGGACCAGGGCGTGGATTGTTTCAAGACCGACTTCGGAGAACGCATCCCCAGCGAGGGCGTGGTCTATGACGATGGTTCCGACCCGGTCAAGATGCACAACTACTACACCCTCCTGTACAACAAGGCCGTCTATGACCTCCTGGTTGAGGTGAAGGGGGCTGACCAGGCCATCCTCTTCGCCCGTTCGGCGACGGTGGGCGGCCAGCGCTACCCGGTCCACTGGGGCGGGGACTGCACCTCCAACTACCCCTCCATGGCCGAAAGCCTGAGGGCCGGCCTCTCCTTTGGCATGAGCGGATTCGGTTACTGGAGTCACGACATAGCCGGCTTCGAGGACCAGCCCACCCCAGATATCTACAAGCGCTGGACCCAGTTCGGCCTTCTCTCCTCGCATTCCCGCTACCATGGGTCCACCGCCTACAAGGTCCCCTGGCTTTACGGGGATGAGGCCGTCGAGGTCACCCGCGAGTTCGCCAAGCTCAAGCAGCGTCTTGTGCCCTATCTGATCAAGATGTCGCATGAGACCCATGAGACGGGCCTGCCCATGATGAGGGCCATGGTCCTGGAGTTCCCCAGCGACCCGACCTGCGAGGACATCGACACCCAGTACATGTTGGGTGACGACATCCTGGTGGCCCCGATCTTCAACGAGGAGGGGACCGCCCGTTTCTACGTGCCTGATGAGGGCACGGGCCGACCCTGGGCCAACATGCTGACCGGGAAGGCCTATGAGCCCGGACGCTGGTACCAGGAGACCTACGACTACCACACCCTGCCGGTCCTTGTCAGGCCTGGCACCGATCCCCTTCACATGTGAGCTGGTCTCTGCTGCCATGTTGTTGGCGCTTCCTGTGCCCGGTGTGGCCCTGCCCGGACCGGCGGGTCAGGATAGGGTCTGGATTGCATGAATGAAAAACGCGAATGGATGCATGTGCTCGTAGGCTTCCCTCCGATTGGAGACCCCGCCGTCAGGTGGTGCATCCCTCATCGGGTAGCCTTATCGACAGAAAGAAGTGGATGTCCATGACGACCGCCGTAGAATTCGTCAGACAGTTGGGCCTGGGCTGGAACCTGGGCAATACCTTTGATGCTTTCCCTCTCCAAGGGGAACATGAGGAGGCCATGAAGGAGGGTCGGACCTGGACCCCGGAGGATCAGGAGAGACTCTGGTGCAACCAGCCCTTCACCCCTGGGTGCGCCCGTCTGGTCAAACAGGCCGGGTTCGACACCATCCGCATCCCGGTTACCTGGGTGGAGTGGATTGACGGGGAGGGACACGTGGACTCCATCTGGATGAACGCGGTCCGCCGGGCCGTCGACTGGAGTCTGGGCGCCGGACTCAAGGTGATAGTCAACGTCCATCACGATGGCGGTGAGGGCGATCTCCCTTGGATCCGCAAGGCGGACAAGGACCCGGATGGGGTCTGCAGACGGTTCGCTGGCCTCTGGCGTGAGATCGCCGACACGTTCAAGGATTACGGGCAGGACCTCATTCTGGAGGGTGGCAACGAGATCGGCTTCGATGACATGGACCGGGACCAGGCCTATGTCCTCTTGGAAAGGCTCAACCAGATCTTCGTCGACACGGTCAGGGCCAGCGGATCGCACAATGCCGACCGCTTCCTGCTGATTCCTGGTTACAACACCGACACGGCCATGACCTGCGACTCCCGTTACCGCCTGCCCAAGGACAGTACAGCGGACCGGCTGATTGTCTCCATCCACTATTACTCCCCGGCCGATTTCGCCCTGGCCACACACGACACCACCTGGTGCAAACCCAGGCAGGAGTGGGGCAGTGAGGCGGACATCAAGGCGGTGGAGGCCGATTTTGCTACCCAGCGTCGCCGCTTTATCGATGCCGGCATCCCCGTGATCATCGGAGAGTACGGTCTGCTGACCGAGGCCGTGGATGGGAAGGACCACGCTAGCAACCTCAAGTGGGTATCGACCGTTCTGGGCTGCTGCAGGGGGAACGGATCCTGCCCGGTCCTCTGGGATACATCCACCAAGGAGATGTGTTTCCTGGATCGGACCACCGGCAGCTTCTTCGACCCCGACATGGCATCCCTCTTCGCCCAGGCCAGGGCGGACCGCCAGTAGGGATGTGCCGCGATGACCCTGTTCAACTGCACACCCGCCCGCCGGATCGCCTCAGGATTCCACCCGGATCCGACCATCTGCCGTGCCCCCTCGGGCCGCTACTTCCTGGTCAACAGCTCCTTTGAGTATTTCCCAGGCCTTCCCATACACGAAAGCGGCGACGGGAAGCATTGGGCCCTGATAGGGAACGCCATGGACCGACCTTCCCAGTTCCCCTGCGAGGGCATGGGCAACAGCGGGGGCATCTATGCTCCCACCCTGCGCTGGCATGACGGCCTATTCTACCTGACCGCCACCAACGTCAACAAGGGAACCATGATCATGACCACGCCGGATCCCCACCAGGGATGGTCCGATCCTCTGTGGGTCAAGGGGTGGCCCGGTATCGACCCCACCCTCCTCTTCGATGACGATGGAACCGTCTACATCTGCGGCAATGAAAGCGACCAGATTGACCAGGAGGGCAAGAGGGAGGTCCCCGGTATCTACCTGTCCCGTCTGGATGTGGGCACGGGGACCGTCCTGTCGAAGAGGGAGAGGATCTGCGTAGGGACCACCGGGGCAAATCCTGAGGGGCCCCACATGTACAAACGGGATGGGGTCTACTATCTGATGTGGGCGGAGGGTGGCACCGAGGCTGGCCACATGGAGAACATGGCCCGTTCCGCCTCGCCCACAGGCCCCTACGAGATGTGTCCTGGCAACCCCCTGATTACCAACCGGAGCACCCACCTGACCCTTCAGGCGATCGGCCACTGCGACTGCGCGGGGTTCGATGAAGACCGTACCCTGATGGTCTTCCACGGAACCCGGAATAACCATGAGTATCCCGCCCAGGGGTGGCTGGGCAGGGAGTCCTATGCGGTCCGGTTCGCTTGGAAGGATGGATGGCCCACCTTGGCCGACCAGTCCTACGATGTCTCCCTCCTGGGCGAGGGGGAGGCCCTTGAGAACCAGATTGACTGGATCACACCCTCCCTGGACAGGGCCGGTCGTTTTAGCGTGACCGGTTCGAGTGACCCAACGGAGGCCCGCATACTCGTGGATGCCACCGGCCATGACTTCCGGCTGGACGACGGGGCGCCCATAATCGGGACCCGGCAGACCGACTTCCGCTGCACCTTCGAGGCCGCTCTCCCCGACCCGGCCCAGTTGAATTATGGCCAGGCCGGATTGGCTGTCTACGCCAATGCCGGCCATTACATGGATCTGGCGGTGGAACCTGCGCGGAATGGTCTGGTGCATGTCCAGGTTCAGGTACACAACGCTGGCCTGGTCAGCCTGGTGGGGTCCGCGGACCTGCCTGCCGGGTCGCCCATAGGTCTCCAGATCAGGGGGGACGAGATGGGCTACGCCTTTCGGGCTTCAGGCCTGGACGGGGATCACGATCTGGGTCATGCCCCGGGCAAGGTCCTCAGCTTCGCCAACGCCGGCGGGTTCACCGGAATCCTTCTGGGGGTCTATGCCCACGGATCCGGACGGGTCACCTTCGATCCGGTGGCCTATCGGGTCTGAGCAATCTGTACATTCGCAAAAACGACAAGAGCAGTCGCCCGCTATGGGGTCACTTGGTGCCCGTCGGACGACCTGAAGGAGATTGATCATGAAACCCACATTCAGCAGCTTCCTGTTCGGGGGCGATTGGAATCCGGAACAGTGGCCGGAGGACACCTGGGAACAGGACATCGAAAAACTCGAGGACGCCCACATCAACGAGGCCACCATCAACGTCTTCTCCTGGGCCCTTCTGCAACCTTCGGAAGACAGATATGACTTCTCCATGCTGGATAAGATTGTGGCCCTTCTGGTCAAGCACCGGTTCAACATCGTCATGGCTACGGGGACGGCGGCCCTGCCTGCCTGGATGGTCAGGACCCACCCAGAGGTGATCCGGACCGACCAGGAGGGCAGGCATCGCGTTTTCGGGGGGCGGCATAACTTCTGCCCCACCAGTGAATACTTCCGACAGGCATCCGGGGCTCTGGCAGGCCATCTGGCCGAGCGTTACTCCGACACCCCGGGCCTGGTGGCCTGGCATGTGGGCAACGAGTACGGCGGTGGCGGCGGCCTGTGTTACTGCGAGGGCTGTTCCTGGGCCTTCCGTGTCTGGCTGAAGGAGAAGTACGGCACGGTCCAGGCCCTCAACCAGGCCTGGTGCGCCAACTTCTGGAGCCACACCATCTACGACTGGGATGACGTGGTTCCACCTGTGGCCTACGGGGATGGGATCGGTGAGAATAAGTGCGTGATCTCCGGGTTGCAGATGGATTACCGCCGCTTCCAAGAGCAGGCACAGCTGGCCTGTTTCGCCAATGAGCGCGACGCCATCCGCCGCCACGACGGTTCCACGCCGATCACCACCAACCTGATGGGGACCTTCAAGGACTTGGACTACTTCGAATGGGCCCAGCAGATGGACTTGGTCAGCTGGGACAACTATCCGGGCATGGACACCCCGCCCAGCTTCACCGCAATGTCCCACGACCTTATGCGTGGAGTGGGCGGCGGCCGTCCCTTTATGCTGATGGAGCAGACGCCCAACCAACAGGGCTGGTTCCCCTTCTGCAAGGTCAAGCGGCCCGGCGAGGTCCGCAATCTCAGTTGGCAGGCCGTGGCTCATGGGGCCGACACGGTGCAGTTCTTCCAGATGAAACAGTCCTTGGGCGGCTGTGAGCGCTCCCATGGGGCCGTCATAGACCACAGCGGCAGTGAGGAATCCCGAGTCTTCAAGGAGACCGCTGCCCTAGGGGCCGAACTGGATAGGGTGGGGGCCCGTCTCATGGGCACCCAGGTGGTGGCCAAGGTGGCCGTCATGTTCGACTGGCAGAGCTACTGGTCCCTGGAAGGTTGCGTGGGCCCCACGACAGGCTTCTCCTACCCCCAGGAGGTCCACCGCTTCTACCGCCCCCTCTACCGCCGCAATCTGGCCGTGGACTTCATCCCCAGCACGGCCCCGGTCGAGACCTTGAAGAAGTATGACCTGGTCCTGGCCCCGGCTCTGATCTCCCTATTG
It encodes the following:
- a CDS encoding ABC transporter substrate-binding protein — its product is MKKSKLAVVTAAVLSASLALAGCGGGGGNSANEKDDGSLMKVDVYDDLANYQGIQKGWFAKMVKDKFNIQLNMISPNVAGGGSTLFDTRSAAGNLGDLVITGAGNGRLTKLIKAHLIDDMTPYLKNAKNIKKYKTATDALNKLSGQSSGVWGVPQSVSTKSPTDPSEGNEPVFGPYIRWDYYREIGYPKFNNLDDFLQVLKQMQDKARAETGDKNVYAFSLFKDWDGNMMNNAKQPTTYFGYDEMGFVLAKADGSDYQSVTKKGGMYEKALQFFNKANQMGLVDPESSTQNYDTMSAKYQQGKILFSFWSYLGPAAYNTTENKAQGKGYMLAPMGDMKIFSYGATPNGGAAIIAVGSKAKNKQRLVNFIDWLYSKEGVYAMAGSVKGMNFDIKDGKPELTDFGKKLQSDKSSKVSAQFGGGSYSDGVSALNFTTELATDIDPDTKEPYDSSMWKSTIDQFSNSALDKDWSEHMDGAKTSMQYLEKANKLMIAPGSSFIQPDESSQISTLRGQVKTEIVNTSWKAVFAKDDNEFNSLMDGMRSKVDGLGFKQVLDVDMKNAKDQNTARINIKKQFANREASEGN
- a CDS encoding SGNH/GDSL hydrolase family protein, translated to MLPFEKNSRIVFCGDSVTDVNRDYKAVPAGWGSFGDGYVNLVHALLTAVYPDRELMIMNEGVSGDDIKLMAARWDRDVLDMKPDYVSVMIGINDVWRHFDGPFRQADLVSLDEFEHTYEDLMGRTEPRVKGLIVMSPFMMEPNRDDPMRAMVDRYADVARQMADRHGATYVDVQAAMDHFLKKQSSYILSMDRCHPGIEGHMLVARSWLQAVGFDWGRTTFDDEK
- a CDS encoding alpha-L-fucosidase translates to MTKSEQEFRPLREEVAGAGDLSRVDAEISRGAFKADWASLCAMEPPTWFTDAKFGIFTHWGLYSVPAYHNEWYSRNMYIKGYPEFDHHVKTYGPQKEFGYKDFIPMFKAERFDPDQWLDLFRRAGARYYMPVAEHHDGFQMYRSELSEWNAFDKGPHRDLIGELRRATLGQGLHFALSDHRAEHWWFMGHGQEFDSDVHQPMKRGDFYWPAMPEPDNQDLFGKPYPAKEYLDDWLLRVCEVIDAYRPELLYFDWWVQHEAFKPYLQRLAAYYYDRSVEWGVPAAICYKMDGMAWGSGIVDVERGGFANPTPFVWQTDTAIARNSWCHTTTLDHKSVAEILAALLDAVSKNGNLMLNVGPCADGSIDPEEEEMLESIGRWMDVNGEGIYGSRPWRVAQEGPTHPAAGSFADQTEAVFTPEDFRFTSVSGAIYAYQLKPSTDGRALIKAFAPRGKEGSVFQGIVRQVSQLGAGPVSYELTDRGLKVQGLENLTGTTATGLPLGIRIDVE
- the yicI gene encoding alpha-xylosidase, with translation MKFLNGEWLVRDGFDVKYAANIYSADIEEKRLTLYAPFQVIRNPGMTLDGGLLTIEVTSPRPDIITTRIINYRQDHSHDPRFTLNRTDPPVGIEEDEKGWTFTSGRLVLKIAKGDAIDFEYEYEGRPLTRSAWRGKALVADDNGRPHVVESLDLGVGEKIYGLGERFTNFVKNGQTVTIWNQDGGTGTAQAYKNVPFYMSNRGYGVFVDSTDKVEFEIGSDEVSKVQFSVPGQELTYSVIGGRDLKGVLSTYTDLTGKPPLVPDWSFGLWLSTSFTTDYDERTVNEFVDGMAARDIPLSVFHFDCRWMDDLEWCNFEWKHSAFPDPEGMLARLHQKGLKVCAWINPYIAQKSKLFKEGAEKGYFIRRTDGQVWQWDKWQAGMAIVDFTNPEATAWYQGKLRHLLDQGVDCFKTDFGERIPSEGVVYDDGSDPVKMHNYYTLLYNKAVYDLLVEVKGADQAILFARSATVGGQRYPVHWGGDCTSNYPSMAESLRAGLSFGMSGFGYWSHDIAGFEDQPTPDIYKRWTQFGLLSSHSRYHGSTAYKVPWLYGDEAVEVTREFAKLKQRLVPYLIKMSHETHETGLPMMRAMVLEFPSDPTCEDIDTQYMLGDDILVAPIFNEEGTARFYVPDEGTGRPWANMLTGKAYEPGRWYQETYDYHTLPVLVRPGTDPLHM
- a CDS encoding glycoside hydrolase family 5 protein — protein: MSMTTAVEFVRQLGLGWNLGNTFDAFPLQGEHEEAMKEGRTWTPEDQERLWCNQPFTPGCARLVKQAGFDTIRIPVTWVEWIDGEGHVDSIWMNAVRRAVDWSLGAGLKVIVNVHHDGGEGDLPWIRKADKDPDGVCRRFAGLWREIADTFKDYGQDLILEGGNEIGFDDMDRDQAYVLLERLNQIFVDTVRASGSHNADRFLLIPGYNTDTAMTCDSRYRLPKDSTADRLIVSIHYYSPADFALATHDTTWCKPRQEWGSEADIKAVEADFATQRRRFIDAGIPVIIGEYGLLTEAVDGKDHASNLKWVSTVLGCCRGNGSCPVLWDTSTKEMCFLDRTTGSFFDPDMASLFAQARADRQ
- a CDS encoding glycoside hydrolase family 43 protein yields the protein MTLFNCTPARRIASGFHPDPTICRAPSGRYFLVNSSFEYFPGLPIHESGDGKHWALIGNAMDRPSQFPCEGMGNSGGIYAPTLRWHDGLFYLTATNVNKGTMIMTTPDPHQGWSDPLWVKGWPGIDPTLLFDDDGTVYICGNESDQIDQEGKREVPGIYLSRLDVGTGTVLSKRERICVGTTGANPEGPHMYKRDGVYYLMWAEGGTEAGHMENMARSASPTGPYEMCPGNPLITNRSTHLTLQAIGHCDCAGFDEDRTLMVFHGTRNNHEYPAQGWLGRESYAVRFAWKDGWPTLADQSYDVSLLGEGEALENQIDWITPSLDRAGRFSVTGSSDPTEARILVDATGHDFRLDDGAPIIGTRQTDFRCTFEAALPDPAQLNYGQAGLAVYANAGHYMDLAVEPARNGLVHVQVQVHNAGLVSLVGSADLPAGSPIGLQIRGDEMGYAFRASGLDGDHDLGHAPGKVLSFANAGGFTGILLGVYAHGSGRVTFDPVAYRV
- a CDS encoding beta-galactosidase: MKPTFSSFLFGGDWNPEQWPEDTWEQDIEKLEDAHINEATINVFSWALLQPSEDRYDFSMLDKIVALLVKHRFNIVMATGTAALPAWMVRTHPEVIRTDQEGRHRVFGGRHNFCPTSEYFRQASGALAGHLAERYSDTPGLVAWHVGNEYGGGGGLCYCEGCSWAFRVWLKEKYGTVQALNQAWCANFWSHTIYDWDDVVPPVAYGDGIGENKCVISGLQMDYRRFQEQAQLACFANERDAIRRHDGSTPITTNLMGTFKDLDYFEWAQQMDLVSWDNYPGMDTPPSFTAMSHDLMRGVGGGRPFMLMEQTPNQQGWFPFCKVKRPGEVRNLSWQAVAHGADTVQFFQMKQSLGGCERSHGAVIDHSGSEESRVFKETAALGAELDRVGARLMGTQVVAKVAVMFDWQSYWSLEGCVGPTTGFSYPQEVHRFYRPLYRRNLAVDFIPSTAPVETLKKYDLVLAPALISLLPGVADHLESYVSDGGTFVTGYMAGIHDEHDLVVPGGYPGALRGLTGVWVEEIDALAPDETIPVEGLASADGQPAGQIVASLIRCEGAKPLASYGGGDFYAGSPALTVNGFGRGKAYFVGTPLNEAGMEAFTNPIVDSLGLPAVDTPRDVSLSIRQSDDGTRYAIVINSSYSPITADLPLLRGGEDLLTGGRVSGPLDLPAYGVALVALA